In Pseudomonas fluorescens, the following are encoded in one genomic region:
- a CDS encoding LLM class flavin-dependent oxidoreductase, giving the protein MKFSLIYEAQTVDSSREGDRKIFEDTVEQAVLADKLGFDTFWCVEHTALSNYSHMSAPETMLAFVAGKTERIGIGHGVVCLPPAMNHPVKVAERIATLDLLSKGRVHFGVGKGGTQQEAGTFGYDLATLQPQIDEMMYLIPKMFVQDEIEHNGDFVQIPKRPIHPKPYQDPHPPMYLACTNTESLKNAGGRGMGALVLGFGGPEEIAKKVEVYHTAYDNRDEKKQVGFRPNRHIAALCPAIVLDDNAEARRIGIRGQRYFMESLGYWYGGGERPDPEKWKDDTYVDGNGQSVIKSRFASEEVSVDFSDPTMAMMNPNHAYGTVEDCIGYVQRLIDAGADEILFICQMGTVPQWAQLETLKNIGEKVIPHFRKG; this is encoded by the coding sequence ATGAAATTTTCCCTGATTTACGAAGCACAGACGGTGGATTCCAGCCGTGAAGGCGACCGCAAGATTTTTGAAGACACCGTTGAGCAGGCCGTGCTGGCCGACAAGCTTGGCTTCGACACCTTTTGGTGCGTGGAACACACCGCGCTGAGCAACTACTCGCACATGTCCGCGCCGGAAACCATGCTGGCGTTCGTGGCCGGTAAAACCGAGCGCATCGGCATCGGCCACGGCGTGGTCTGCTTGCCGCCGGCGATGAACCATCCGGTGAAAGTCGCCGAGCGCATCGCCACCCTCGACCTGTTGTCCAAGGGCCGTGTGCACTTCGGCGTGGGCAAGGGCGGCACCCAGCAGGAAGCCGGCACCTTCGGCTACGACCTGGCGACCTTGCAGCCACAGATCGACGAGATGATGTACTTGATCCCGAAAATGTTCGTACAGGACGAGATCGAGCACAACGGCGACTTCGTGCAGATCCCCAAGCGCCCGATCCATCCAAAGCCTTACCAGGATCCGCACCCGCCGATGTACCTGGCATGCACCAACACCGAGTCGCTGAAAAATGCCGGCGGTCGCGGCATGGGCGCACTGGTGTTGGGCTTCGGTGGCCCGGAAGAGATCGCCAAGAAGGTCGAGGTGTATCACACGGCCTACGACAACCGCGATGAGAAGAAGCAAGTGGGCTTCCGTCCTAACCGTCACATCGCCGCGCTGTGCCCGGCCATTGTGCTGGACGACAACGCAGAAGCGCGCCGCATCGGTATCCGTGGCCAGCGTTACTTCATGGAATCCCTGGGCTACTGGTACGGCGGTGGCGAGCGTCCGGACCCGGAGAAGTGGAAAGACGACACCTACGTCGATGGCAACGGCCAGAGCGTGATCAAGTCGCGCTTCGCCTCGGAAGAAGTCAGCGTCGACTTCTCCGACCCGACCATGGCGATGATGAACCCGAACCACGCCTACGGCACCGTCGAGGATTGCATCGGCTACGTGCAGCGCCTGATCGATGCCGGCGCCGACGAAATCCTGTTCATCTGCCAGATGGGTACTGTGCCGCAGTGGGCGCAACTGGAAACCCTGAAGAACATTGGCGAGAAGGTGATTCCGCATTTCCGTAAGGGCTAA
- a CDS encoding flavin-dependent monooxygenase yields MLNQDLIRQRLSQRARELVPILRERALNAAQAGQLPEETLKDFQDAGFFRILQPSRWEGYELEPKDFFDVQMTLAEGCMSSAWVLGVVAIHNWQLALFDDRAAQDVWGSDSSVLISSSYMPVGKVERVDGGFKLSGRWGFSSGSKHCDWAFLGALVPPAEAGGVPDYRTFLVPRSDYQILDNWNVMGLEATGSHDILVENAFVPEYRTHRSLDGFMQNSPGNEVNTAPLFRLPFGQIFVRAVSSSAIGALQGAVDQFVEHNRARVGVNDGRKMVQDPAAQAALANAMVCVDECKTALHRNFALMLERAQKGEPLSMPERVKMRYDSALVADKCAKAVGDLMFNSGASTIFRSHPINRAFRDIHTGRAHVANSPAKYAWNLGGVSMGQDSSDFFL; encoded by the coding sequence ATGCTCAACCAAGACCTGATTCGCCAGCGTCTGAGCCAACGTGCCCGTGAGTTGGTGCCGATCCTGCGTGAACGCGCCCTGAATGCCGCGCAAGCAGGCCAGTTGCCTGAAGAAACCCTGAAGGATTTCCAGGACGCCGGGTTCTTTCGCATCCTGCAACCGTCCCGTTGGGAAGGTTATGAACTGGAGCCCAAGGATTTCTTCGACGTACAGATGACCCTTGCCGAAGGCTGCATGTCCTCGGCCTGGGTACTGGGGGTGGTGGCGATCCACAATTGGCAACTGGCGTTGTTCGACGACCGCGCGGCCCAGGATGTCTGGGGTAGCGACTCCAGCGTGTTGATCTCCTCTTCCTATATGCCGGTGGGCAAGGTCGAGCGGGTCGACGGTGGCTTCAAGTTGAGCGGTCGCTGGGGTTTTTCTTCCGGCAGCAAGCATTGCGACTGGGCGTTCCTCGGTGCGCTGGTGCCGCCGGCAGAGGCGGGCGGGGTGCCGGATTATCGGACGTTCCTGGTGCCGCGCAGCGACTACCAGATTCTCGACAACTGGAACGTCATGGGCCTGGAAGCCACCGGTTCCCACGACATTCTGGTGGAAAACGCTTTCGTTCCCGAGTACCGCACTCATCGCTCCCTGGACGGTTTCATGCAGAACAGTCCGGGCAACGAGGTGAACACTGCACCCTTGTTCCGCCTGCCGTTCGGGCAGATTTTCGTGCGTGCGGTTTCGTCGTCCGCTATCGGTGCCCTGCAAGGCGCGGTGGATCAGTTTGTCGAGCACAACCGTGCCCGGGTCGGGGTCAATGACGGTCGCAAGATGGTCCAGGACCCGGCCGCGCAAGCGGCGCTGGCTAATGCCATGGTCTGCGTCGACGAGTGCAAGACCGCGCTGCATCGCAACTTCGCCCTGATGCTGGAGCGCGCGCAGAAGGGTGAGCCGTTGAGCATGCCCGAGCGGGTGAAGATGCGTTACGACTCGGCGCTGGTGGCAGACAAGTGCGCCAAGGCCGTTGGCGACCTGATGTTCAACAGCGGTGCTTCGACGATCTTCCGCAGCCATCCGATCAACCGTGCCTTCCGCGACATTCACACCGGTCGCGCCCACGTCGCCAACAGCCCGGCCAAGTATGCCTGGAACCTCGGTGGGGTCAGCATGGGTCAGGACAGCAGCGACTTTTTCCTCTGA